The proteins below come from a single Acidimicrobiales bacterium genomic window:
- a CDS encoding GPW/gp25 family protein — MAQEFIGSGWAFPLSTTSTGSIALVSGDREIEESIRIILSTAYGERPMRPEFGCGIHDHVFDPADATTAGLIAFEVKRSLARWEPRITVLGVDVMVDRVHEATMYIDIRYTKRGTNDPRNLVFPFYVIPEEGSPR; from the coding sequence GTGGCGCAGGAGTTCATCGGATCGGGGTGGGCCTTCCCGCTCTCGACGACCTCGACGGGCTCGATCGCGCTCGTGAGCGGGGACCGCGAGATCGAGGAGTCGATCCGGATCATCCTGTCCACCGCCTACGGCGAGCGGCCCATGCGCCCCGAGTTCGGCTGCGGCATCCACGACCACGTCTTCGACCCGGCGGACGCGACGACGGCCGGCCTCATCGCCTTCGAGGTCAAGCGCTCGCTCGCCCGCTGGGAGCCGCGCATCACCGTCCTCGGGGTCGACGTCATGGTCGACCGGGTGCACGAGGCGACGATGTACATCGACATCCGGTACACGAAGCGGGGGACGAACGACCCGCGCAACCTCGTGTTCCCCTTCTACGTGATCCCCGAGGAAGGCTCACCGCGTTGA
- a CDS encoding phage tail protein — protein MRGTVEGLASPYTFGELLPSIYQEDGFALRFVSAFDDLVAPIISVLDNIDAYFDPTLAPGDFVAYLASWVGVELDETWSARSRAELVAQAVELFRVRGTVEGLRRHVAIYTGVEPEIEESGGCTWSSEAGADLPGSAPARLVVRVRVDDPATVDVRRLDRLVETSKPAHVPHRVEVLGP, from the coding sequence ATGAGGGGCACGGTCGAGGGCCTCGCCAGCCCCTACACGTTCGGCGAGCTGCTCCCGTCCATCTACCAGGAGGACGGCTTCGCCCTCCGGTTCGTCTCAGCCTTCGACGACCTCGTCGCGCCGATCATCTCCGTGCTCGACAACATCGACGCCTACTTCGACCCGACGCTCGCGCCCGGCGACTTCGTCGCCTACCTCGCGAGCTGGGTCGGCGTGGAGCTCGACGAGACCTGGTCCGCGCGCTCTCGCGCCGAGCTCGTCGCGCAGGCCGTCGAGCTCTTCCGGGTGCGCGGCACCGTCGAGGGGCTGCGCCGCCACGTCGCCATCTACACCGGCGTCGAACCGGAGATCGAGGAGAGCGGCGGGTGCACCTGGTCGAGCGAGGCCGGCGCCGACCTGCCGGGCTCCGCACCTGCCCGGCTCGTCGTGCGCGTCCGGGTCGACGACCCGGCGACGGTGGACGTCCGCCGCCTCGACCGCCTCGTCGAGACCTCGAAGCCCGCCCACGTGCCCCACCGCGTCGAGGTGCTCGGGCCGTGA
- a CDS encoding putative baseplate assembly protein, with protein MTLPVPNLDDRRFQDYVDDAKRLVQQRCPEWTDHNVSDPGVTLIETFAYMVDQLTFRLNKVPDRNYVKFLELIGVHLFPPSAAETLVTFWLTSPQDRPVVVPRGTRVSTQRVSKEEPVVFETTEALTVVSSSLASVVSVLAGDRSVDHSERLGREEFPCFGAVPMPGEALLLGLREAVPSNAVALRFQCRIEGVGVDPNNPPLAWEAYDGASWVPCEVERDETGGLNKAGDVVLHVPTGHEAAVLDGRRAAWLRCRVTEPEPGQAFYSSSPSIANLSAFVVGGTTRAVHASVVDGEIIGVSEGVAGQRFHLRQAPVVSSPTPHVLEVAGGEGWEEWREVDTFAASGPEDRHFMLDRVTGEVVLGPAVRLEDGTVRNYGAVPPKGAPLRLRQYRSGGGQRGNVARGALVSMKTPVPFVARVENRVPAAGGVDGEDIENAKVRGPISLRTLGRAVTVEDFEILARQAAAGIARVRAVPAGGEGTEEGVRVLIVPAVADDEDGRIPFERLAPSEEVLRRVASELDTKRTIGARVVVEPPFYQGITVVAQLRARHFADPSRVRDDATAALYRYLHPIHGGADGDGWGFGRPVHAGEVYAVLQRVGGVELVEAVQLYPADPVTGERGPVAQRLDIPSNALLFSYGHEVRVVGP; from the coding sequence TTGACCCTGCCCGTCCCGAACCTCGACGACCGGCGCTTCCAGGACTACGTGGACGACGCCAAGCGCCTCGTCCAGCAGCGTTGCCCGGAGTGGACCGACCACAACGTCTCGGACCCCGGCGTCACGCTGATCGAGACGTTCGCCTACATGGTCGACCAGCTCACCTTCCGGCTGAACAAGGTCCCCGACCGCAACTACGTGAAGTTCCTCGAGCTCATCGGGGTCCACCTCTTCCCGCCGTCGGCCGCGGAGACGCTCGTCACCTTCTGGCTCACCTCGCCGCAGGACCGGCCGGTCGTCGTCCCGCGCGGCACGAGGGTGTCGACCCAGCGCGTCTCCAAGGAGGAGCCCGTCGTCTTCGAGACGACCGAGGCCCTCACCGTCGTGTCGAGCTCGCTCGCGAGCGTCGTCTCGGTCCTCGCCGGCGACCGCAGCGTCGACCACAGCGAGCGCCTCGGGCGCGAGGAGTTCCCGTGCTTCGGCGCGGTGCCCATGCCCGGCGAGGCACTGCTGCTCGGCTTGCGCGAGGCCGTGCCCTCGAACGCGGTCGCGCTGCGCTTCCAGTGCCGGATCGAAGGCGTCGGCGTCGACCCGAACAACCCGCCGCTCGCCTGGGAGGCCTACGACGGCGCGAGCTGGGTCCCCTGCGAGGTCGAGCGCGACGAGACCGGCGGCCTCAACAAGGCCGGCGACGTCGTGCTGCACGTGCCGACCGGGCACGAGGCGGCGGTGCTCGACGGGCGGCGCGCCGCATGGCTGCGCTGCCGGGTGACCGAGCCCGAGCCGGGGCAGGCCTTCTACTCCTCCTCGCCGAGCATCGCCAACCTCTCGGCCTTCGTCGTCGGTGGCACGACGCGGGCGGTGCACGCCTCGGTCGTCGACGGGGAGATCATCGGCGTCTCCGAGGGCGTCGCCGGCCAGCGCTTCCACCTCCGCCAGGCGCCCGTCGTGTCCTCGCCCACGCCGCACGTCCTCGAGGTCGCCGGCGGCGAGGGCTGGGAGGAGTGGCGCGAGGTCGACACGTTCGCGGCGAGCGGGCCCGAGGACCGGCACTTCATGCTCGACCGCGTCACCGGCGAGGTCGTGCTCGGCCCGGCGGTGCGCCTCGAGGACGGGACGGTGCGCAACTACGGTGCCGTGCCGCCGAAGGGAGCACCGCTGCGGCTGCGCCAGTACCGTTCGGGCGGAGGCCAGCGGGGCAACGTGGCGCGCGGCGCCCTCGTCTCGATGAAGACGCCGGTCCCCTTCGTCGCACGCGTCGAGAACCGCGTCCCCGCGGCGGGCGGCGTGGACGGCGAGGACATCGAGAACGCGAAGGTGCGCGGCCCGATCAGCCTGCGGACGCTCGGCCGCGCGGTGACCGTCGAGGACTTCGAGATCCTCGCCCGGCAGGCGGCGGCGGGGATCGCCCGGGTGCGCGCCGTGCCGGCCGGCGGGGAGGGGACCGAGGAGGGCGTGCGCGTCCTCATCGTGCCCGCGGTCGCCGACGACGAGGACGGCAGGATCCCCTTCGAGCGCCTCGCGCCCTCCGAGGAGGTGCTCCGGCGCGTCGCGTCCGAGCTCGACACCAAGCGTACGATCGGGGCGCGCGTCGTCGTCGAGCCCCCCTTCTACCAGGGGATCACGGTGGTGGCGCAGCTGCGGGCGCGGCACTTCGCCGACCCGAGCCGGGTGCGCGACGACGCCACCGCCGCCCTCTACCGCTACCTGCACCCGATCCACGGCGGGGCGGACGGCGACGGGTGGGGCTTCGGCAGGCCGGTGCACGCCGGCGAGGTCTACGCCGTGCTCCAGCGCGTCGGCGGCGTCGAGCTCGTGGAGGCGGTCCAGCTCTACCCGGCTGATCCGGTGACCGGCGAGCGCGGGCCGGTCGCGCAGCGCCTCGACATCCCGTCGAACGCGCTGCTCTTCTCCTACGGCCACGAGGTGCGGGTGGTCGGGCCATGA